From Alloacidobacterium dinghuense:
TGATTGATCAATACAGCGAGTACGGCACCGAGAGCAGTTCATGGTATGACCGCTGGTTCTACGGCAAGCCTTGGGAGCATGATGCCGACGCCTGGAAACAAAGCCCGCTTTCCGGGATTGGGCACGCTAAGACTCCCTTTCTTCTATTGCAGGGTGACGGCGATACTACTGACCCACTTGGGCAGAGCCTTGAGATGTATCGAGCGCTGCGTCAGGTCGGCGTTCCGGTCGATCTTGTCCGCTATCCACGCGAAGATCACGGCCCACTCGCGGGCGGGATATTCGGTAACCCGAGTACGGAGCCCTGGCACGGCTTTGATGCTCGTCAGCGCATGGTCAAATTCTTTGAAAAGGCGTTTTCGCAGTAGTTCAGCGCGTCAGGCAGACAGCCAGTGTTGCCAGCAGCAGTGCCGAAGGCATTACGATAATGCCAGCCTTGAGGAAGCTCCATGCGCTCACGTGTAAGCCTTCTTTGCGGATGGCGATCAGCCAAAGAATCGTTGCGAGCGATCCTGTGACGGAGAGGTTTGGGCCGAGGTCAATACCCACCAGCACTGCATTCCGCAGACTCCCAACGATGTGCGCCTGATGGACAGACGCTCCTGCAATCAGCCCAAGAGGAAGATTGTTGATGAGATTCGTACCCACACCGATCGTGAGTGAGGTAGCGAGGGCGGCCGCTACGGGTGGCCAGTTCACTACTGCATGCAACGCGGCTTGCGAAAGGTGAGCTGCACCGGCACGGTTCACAGCTTCAACCAGGATAAAGAGTCCAGCCACTAGAGGAATAACGCTCCACGAGATGCCTCGAATGATGGCAACTGGATTGCGGCGTTCTCTAGCGCTAATAGCCATCACGACCACCACTGATGTAGCGAAGGTTGGCAATCCAAGATCTTTGCCTAGCGCTGAAGCAGTCAGCAGCACGACTGCAACCAGTCCAATTCCCATGAGTGCCAGTTTGCCCGTTTGAGAAAGATGGCCATTCCCGATGTTGGTTTCCGTCTCACCCCGAAGAGATTCTCTGCAATACCAGAACAGGGCAGCAAAGGTTGTGACGATCGACAGCACTGACGCGACAGCAAACATCCGGAGCCATTGAGCGAGGGGCGGCATTCCCAGATGAAATACGACCAGGTTAGCGGGATTGGAGATGGGGAGTACAAAACTTGCGGCGTTTGCGATGAAGGCGCAGCTTAGAAGGCAAGGGAGGGGTTCAGTCTTGGCTTTCTTCACCGCCGCCAGAACGGCGGGTGTGAGTACGACAGCCGTAGCGTCGTTCGACATGAAAATTGTCACTACGGTGCCGACTACGTAAATCAATATAAACAGGCGAGCACGGGACGCTTTGGCGTGCTGAATTGCTACGGTTGCAAGCCAATCGAAGACTCCATGCGCCTGCCCCAATTGGGCCAGAATCATCATCCCGGCAAGAAACAAGTAGACATCCGTGCCCTCGAAAACAGCGTGCCGAGCGATGTTGAGAGGAACCAACCTGAACAATATCAATAGACCTGCGCCGCCGCAGACCCAAATCGCCTCTGGAATTCTCCAGGGGCGAAGCAACATCAGCGCGATAGTGAGAAAGGAAATGATCCAGATAGCAGATAAATGAAGGGGCATTCTTCGTCGCTTGCTTTTCCTAGTGCCTCAGATACCTGTGAAATTTCTATCCCTTAAATAAGAAGAGTGGTTATTGTCTGATTCTCTGGCGCAAATTCTCGTAGGCAGACCTCAGCTAAGTACAGTATGATGAGGCAACTTTAATAAACCAAATAGAATTAGTGCTCTAACAGCTTCCCCAGTCGCGCTGTCCGGAGCTCCCCTTTCGTCCCTAAGTCTGTGATTGTTTTTCTACCGCGAAAGTTGTAGAGATAGCCCATCGAAGTTTGTTACCTTTGGCTGTATTTGTTGGTTACGTTGGTTAGTTCGCAGTTACCAAAGGAAATAGGGCAGTAGAGTACGAGATCGATAGCAAGCTTTTTGGGAGAAATGGATTTGACCGATGGTAAACGGCGAAGGTAAACAGCACGCCTCGGCAGAAATAGATACTGACCTGGCAAAAGACGTTGCGAATCTCTATTCATGGGCGAATGTCGAAGACGCAACCTACCTCGATTTCTCCAGGCAGCGAAAAGCGCGACATATTCAACATACTACCGATGTAGACATTCGGAAAAGTGAAGTGCCTTCTGCTCCCAACGTGAGTATTGAAAGTGAGGCGCAGGTCTTTGAATCCTCCATTGCGGCACCCATAGCGGAGCCATCCATCATTGGGAAACCCATCCAGGAGAATTCCACACCTTCGGTTCCAATGAGCGCCCAGACGTCGGCAGCAGCGCCAACGCCGCAGTTGGTTGATTTGCCTGAATTGATTCCCACAACTTTTTTTGAGCCGGGCCTGACAGCGCCCGCTGAAACTCTGTCGCCCGCATTGGCGATCTATTCTCTCGCCGGTGGGGTAGGTAAGACTACGTTTTGTGCCAACCTCGGCAGAATCTTCTGTGCCACGAAGGAGAAAGTCCTGCTGGTTGATGCATCAGCGAGCGGATTGCTGCCTTTTTACTTTGGAGCTACGGATCTGCGTCCAGGATTGCGTACTTTTGTCGCTCCTGATGTGAATTACCCACCGCTCCAAGTGTTCGGTACGAATGAGATTACGAAGCCGTGGCTGGAAGAGGTGAAGGTCGCAATGCGCAAAGCACAGCGAACCATTTTCGACCTCGGGCCGGCATCCATGAGTCTGCTGCCAGAAATCTTTGGTATGTGCGGCACAGTTCTTGTGCCTCTGTTGCCCGACCTGAATTCCATCCTTACTGTTTCGCGAATCGAGGCCTCGTTCAAAGCAATGGAGTCTTCCGGGATAGAAGTTCCTGAAGTTTTCTACCTATTCAATCGGTTTGATGATCAAGATACGATCGACCATCGGGCGCGAGCGTTGGTGGAGAGGCAGTGTGGTGACCGACTCCTGCCGCTTACGATCCGCGATGGCGCTGAGGTGGCCAAAGCGATTGCCTCCAGAATGACAGTTGCCGATCACGCTCCGGGATCGGCAGTGACCCACGACTACCTGGAACTGGCATCCTGGGTGAGAAAGCGAAGTCCGGTCCGCGCCGCGTCTAGAACGCAGGCGCGCTGGAGCGAGCGATGAAGCGAATCCTTACCCACTGGAGATTGCTCGGAACCGGATCCAGTCCATGGGCAAGCCTGGCTCGCATTCTTGTTTATGGAATGCTTCTTTTCTTCGCTTTTGAATGCGTCACGATTGATTTCAGATGGCCCGAACAGGCGGTGCTTGGCATCCTGACCATCGTCCTTGCATTTGCGATCCACCGCACGTCCGCCTCCGAGCTTGTAACTCTGGCACTCATGTTTGCCTCAATGCTGGCTACTGCCAGATATGCATACTGGCGCTGTTTCACCGTTGGGCAGGCACTTGCAACCTCGGGTTCGAAGCTGGGTGTGATCAACATCATCTTCATGCTCATTCTTCTCTCGGCTGAGGGCTACGCATTTGTGATCCTGTTTCTCGGCTATATCCAGACCATTCGTCCTCTCCGGCGACCACCCTACCCAATGCCGAAGAACCTGGAAGACTGGCCGCATGTCGACGTTCTTATTCCTACATATAACGAACCGTTGTCCGTGGTCCGGTCAACCGCCTTTGCTGCGCTGAATATTGATTACCCAAGTGAAAAACTTCATGTTTACGTGCTGGACGATGGCAGGCGCGAAGAGTTCCGTAGATTTTGTGAAGAGGCAGATATCGGCTACGTCACGCGAACGGATAATAAGCATGCCAAGGCTGGAAACATAAATCATGCGTTGACCGTGCTCGATTCGCCGTATGTTGCGATCTTCGATTGCGATCACGTCCCAACGCGTAGCTTTCTACAGGTCACGCTCGGATGGTTTTTGAAAGACACCAAGCTGGGCATGCTGCAAACGCCGCACTACTTCTATTCTCCTGATCCGTTTGAGCGAAATCTACACCAGTTCATGGTGATCCCCAACGAGGGTGAACTGTTCTATGGTGTTCTTCAGGACGGCAACGATCTCTGGAATGCCACATTCTTCTGCGGTTCCTGCGCTGTTCTACGTCGTACGGCTCTGAATGAGATCGGAGGAATTGCCACCGAAACAGTTACAGAAGACGCGCACACGTCTCTGCGTATGCAGACACGGGGATGGAACACCGCATATATCAACATCCCGCAAGCTGCGGGTCTTGCCACGGAAAGCCTCTCCAGTCACGTAGGGCAGCGAATCCGTTGGGCGCGCGGCATGATCCAGGTGATGCGGACGGACAATCCTCTCTTTGCGCGCGGGCTTAAATGGCCTCAGAGGCTGTGTTACTTCAACGCGATGATTCACTTCCTCTACGCCGTTCCCCGACTCGTATTCCTCACGGCCCCGCTCGTATATATGTTGCTGGGGCGCATCAATATCCCGGGATATTGGCTGGCAATCCTGGCGTATGCGATGCCCCACCTTTTTCTGTCAAACCTCACCAACTTCCGCATCCAGGGCAAATATCGTCATTCCTTCTGGAACGAGGTGTACGAAACAGTTCTTGCCCCATACATTCTTGGGCCAACTTTGCTCGCACTCATTAATCCAAAGCTGGGTAAGTTCAATGTGACAGCCAAGGGCGGAATCGTGAAGAAGAGCTATTTCGATGCTCGGATTGCCCGTCCGTATATCGCCTTGATTCTTCTCAATGTTGCTGGCCTGGTGGTTGCGCCCATTCGCTTCTTTTATTGGAACCCTGACCATCCGGGGACCATCGCGATGAACGTCTTCTGGATACTCTTCAACCTGATTATTGTGGGCACCGCGAATGCGGTCGCATTCGAGTCCCGTCAGCTGAGAACAGACGTGCGGATCGATACGCATATGCCCGTGGAAATTCGCCTGCCGGGCGGGAAAAGCGTATTTGGTGAGTCCGTCAACATGTCTCTCGGCGGCGCCTCAATCGATCTTGAAGAACAGCTAAATCTCCCGCAAGCTTCCCGAGTCGAAGTGATCTATCCCTTACGCAGAAAACAGACGGTATTCCCGGCATCAATTGTTGCGACGAACGGTTTGAATCTACGCATCAGGTACGAAGATTTGTCGCTTGAGGAAGAAGAATTGCTGACGCTCGTTCTTTATTCCCGCGCCGATTCATGGCTGAGCAGGAGCGAGCGTCGTGAAGCAGACAAGCCCTGGCGCAGTTTTGCGCGTCTCGTTCGCTTGTCTATTAGGGGTGTTGGACATGCTCTTGGAACCCTGATTCCCAAGAGGAAAGACGCCGAGTTGCCCGCTGCCGTGCGCGCTGGAACAGCGATTCTTGTACTCGCGATGATCCTTGCAGGTGCATGTACCCCTTTGCGGGCCCAGAAACGCGGCAAATCTGCTCCAGCCCGCGATTCTCAAGCTGCGACTTCTGCTGGAGGAACGTTCCAGTCGACGTTCACGTTGAAAGATATTGGGATACCGGAGGCGATTGTGTTCCGCGGAGTCGCAGCATCTCGTGACGCCCCTTTTGCCTTGCCTCAGACCGAGGTCGTGCAAAAGTCTACGCTGCATCTGCGTTACGCATTTTCGCCTTCACTTATTCCTCAGATGAGCCACCTGAACGTCTATCTGAACGGTGCGTTGGTGTCGACGCTGCCCGTCCCGGCAAAGGTTGAGGATGTGCAGGATTCTCTGAAGGCGGACCTGCCGCTTCCTTCTGATCTGTTAGTTCGCAACAACGTATTAAGACTGGAGTTTATCGGGCACTACACTCAGCAATGCGAGGACCCGGCAAACACCGTGTTGTGGGGACGGGTTGAGAATACTTCAAGCGTCGAAGTATCCGGATCGCTGCTTCCGCTGGCTGACGACCTGAAGATACTACCCCTGCCTTTCTATGACGGGGCAATCAGCAGCTCTTCCGCTTCAATACCGATTGCTTTCACCAGCAGCCAGCCCAGCAATAATGCATTTGAGGCTGCAGGCATCCTGGCATCATGGTTTGGAGTCGCGGCAAAGTCGAGACCGCTAACCTTTCCTGTGACAGTCGGCAGCACACTACCATCGGGCAACCTCGTTGTTTTCGTGGAAGGCTATTCGAGTCTTCCCGCAGGAGTTGATCTGGGCAGCGGTGGTCCTGTTGTTGCTGTCCGCACAAACCCAGTCGATCCTTACGGCAAGATACTCATCGTTGCAGGTGATGATGCTGATCAATTGGTGACAGCAGCCCGTGCAGTTGCAACCGGCAATATGATGCTGCAGGGTACTACAACCCGTATAGGCGAATATCGCCTGCCTCAAGCACGCGAAGCTGACGATGCGCCATTGTGGTTGAAGACTGATCGCCTCTCTCCTTTCTGGGATTATTCTGGAAACCCGGAGCTGCAAAGCGATGGTTCAGGACCTCTGCCGATTTACCTCAGGCTGCCACCTGACATCTACTACGGCGACCGGCAAAATATCCCCCTCCACATGGATTACCGGTACAACTCCATTCCACTCGCGAATGCATCGACGTTGCGCGTGAGTGCAAACGGATCGCTGGTAAATGAGCTGGCGCTACCGCATGACAACAATCCCAAGAAGACGCTGGCATATGATCTTGCGGTCCCAGTATCGAATATGCGGCCGTCTGCTAACACATTTCTCTTCACCTTCTATTTCCAGATGGCGAAGACTGGGAATTGCCAGGATACAGCTCCCATCAACCTGCAGGGTGCAATACTTCGCAGTTCCTATCTGGACATACGTGGCCTGAAGCACTGGGCTGCCATGCCTAATCTTGAACTTTTTTCCAATGCGGGATTTCCTTTTACGCGCTTTGCCGATCTTTCCCAGACCAAAATTGTGCTTCCACCGCGCCCCAGCCCACAGGAACTCGGAATCTATCTAGCGTTACTTGCAAATTTTGGCGAGCAGACGGGCTATCCGGCACTACGGGTTTCGGTTGGCGATTCCTCATTGCTCGGGGCCGATGCCGACTATCTAATTCTCGGAGCGCCGGATGACGAGCCAGCATTTGAACGGTTGAGTCAGCAGTTGCCGGTCGAAGTGAAGGAGCAGGGTTTTTCTATTCACGATACAGGCGGGTTCTTTGCATCAGTGGAACACGCCTGGTGGCAGGTTGCCGAAATGCGGCCAAACTGGTGGTGGAAGCTGCGGCAGGCAAAGGAGCGGGATGGGCTACTTGAGAGCCTGGGTCAATTCCCGGATGCGCTGATTCAGGGAAGTGAATCGCCCTGGGCTTCGAATCGTTCCATTGTCAGCATCACCATCAAAAATGATTCCCTTGCAGGCCCATTTATTGCAGCCTTCACAAAGTTTTCTACGTCTGGCGATATCAGCGAATCGGTGAGCGTTCTGCACGGAAGTGAATTCACATCCTACCGACTGGGCGATCGCTACTACCATGTTGGGTATCTACCGTGGTGGGCCCGCATTCGCTATTGGCTGCGAGCCTTCCCCTGGATGATCGTCGTTCTGACATTTGTCCTCGGTCTTTTCGTAGTCCCATGGACGAGGGCATGGCTCGATCAGCGTTCAAAGGCACGCCTGGAGGCACAGCAGACATGAAGGCCGCGATCTTGCTCGCTGCAACGCTCGGTTTATGCTGCCAGTCTGCAGCGAGAGCCAGCTCCTGGCCGTTGTGGGACCACTATGCTGCGCATTTCCTCAGTCCTCAAGGCCGAGTTGTTGATCCGTCGCGGAATTCGATGACTACCTCAGAAGGACAGAGCTATGCCATGTTTTTCGCGCTTGTCGCAGGAGATAACAACTCATTTGATCGCATTCAGGAGTGGACGCAAGACAATCTCGCGCAAGGTGATCTTGCTAAGAAATTGCCTGCTTGGAGTTGGGGCCAAAAGAGCGATGGTTCGTGGGGGGTACTCGATCAGAACTCGGCATCAGACTCTGATCTTTGGGTCGCTTACAGCCTGATTGAAGCAGGCGAACTTTGGTCAAAGCCAGGCTACAGCAGAACCGGAAAGGCTATGCTGTCGTTGATCGCAAAGAATGAGAGCGCTACAGTGCCGCAGGCAGGTGCTGTTTTGTTGCCCGGCCCAAATGGCTTTCATCCGGATGCAGATCATTGGGTCTTTAATCCGAGCTACATGCCGCTGCCGTTGTTGCTCGCGGCGAGACATGTTGATCCTCAAGGACCGTGGAGTGCGATGGCCGCCGCTCTGCCTGCATGGCTGCAGCAGGCGAGCCCTTCCGGTTTTGCCATGGACTGGGTTGAATACACAAGCGGCAAAGGCTTTTCCGCAGTCAGCGAGCCAGGAACAAGTTCAAGGCCTGCCTGTGGCAGCTATGATGCAATCCGCGTGTATCTTTGGGTGGGCACTACCGCGCAGGACTCACCGGGAGCTGCGAGCCTCCTGCATCTGTTTGCCCCCATGTCCAGCTATGTAAAGACACACCTTTCGCCACCTGAGGTAGTTAATCCCGATGGGACGGTTGTGAGTACTACGGCTCCGCCGGGATTTTCAGCTGCGGTGATGCCGCTGCTCATGACATCCGGTGAAAAGGCCGCGGCCACTCTCCAGCTTCGAAATGTACTGGCTCAAATTGAGCCGTCAACTGGGTTAGTTGGAGATCCGCCGCACTACTATGACCAGAATCTGGCGCTCTTCGCGCTGGGCTGGCAGGAACAACGCTTTCGCTTCGCTCCCGATGGAACGCTGAGGGTCCAATGGAAAAAGTGAACCGTAACGCTTGCCGAACACTTCTTCTCGTGGCCACTTGTGCGCTGGCTCTCGGAATCTCGCCAGGCGCATGGGGTCAATCCACGGCGGAACGCGCCCTGTTGATGAAGGCGCAATCCCTCGCTGCAAATGGACACCTGGATATGGCGGTTCAGACTTGGCAGCAGGTACTACTCGCCGATCCGAACAGTCGAGAGGCGCTTCTTGGAATCGCCAAGGCTGACATGCAGCTCGGAAATACGGATGAAGCCAGAAGATATCTCGATCGTCTGCGCGCTGCCGGGGGTAATCCTGCGGATATCGCAAAGATCCAAGCTATGCCCGGTGTTGCGCCGAAGAATGTGCGCCTCGATCAGGCGGCCAGTCTTGCGCAGAGTGGCCGGTATGCAGACGCTATGCGGATCTACCGCGACGTTTTGGGCAATAATCCCCCTGCGGGAGACTACGCGCTCGCCTACTATGACACCGAGGCTGCCATCCCGGCGGACCGGCCTCATGCCGTTGCAGGATTACGGAAGCTCGCGCAGCAATTCCCGGCGGATTCCCGTTACTCGATCACGCTCGGGCGCGTCCTCACATATGAACCGAAGACGCGCGCAGAAGGGATCGCAATCCTGCAGAGATACGATAATGTCCCGGCTGCGCAGAGTGCCCTGAAGCAAGCTGAGTCGTGGAATGCGGTTGCCAACGCTGCTCCGACTGCAGTGGACACCCAGGCCAAGCCAAAAGCCAGCACTCCCGCTGGGAACCCGCTGGAGGCATCGGCGTATCGCGCCCTCAATAGCGGTCGGTTGGATGAGGCTCGGCAGCAGTTCGAGACACTGCTGGCGAAGCAGCCAAACAACCCGCGAGCCCTGAGCGGAATGGGTTACGTGTACATGAAGCAGCAGGACTTCGCGGATGCATCGGACTATCTTGAACGTGCTCGCGCCGCAGGAGCACGGGGACTGGAAAGCGCGATTGCTACCTCGCGCTTCTGGGAGAAGATGTCGCAGGCAGGAGCCGCGTTGCAGGCGGGCGATTCGGATGCCGCCATCGAGTCCTATACGGCTGCGTTGTCACTCAAGCCATCGAGTCCTGACGCGCTGGAAGGTCTTGGAGGAGCTTATGTTCAGGCGGGAAACAACGCAGAGGCGATCGATGCCTTTGAACGTGCAGTACGCGTCAGCCCTGACCGCCAAACCGCCTGGCGCGGCCTCTTTCTGGCCCAGTCGGCAGCAGGCAATTCTCAGGGAGCGCTGAATACCGGCGACCGTATGCCCAAGAATGTTCGCGCTCAGTTGAACTCTGATCCCGAATATCTGCGAGCGTTAGCACAGGATAACCTCGCGCTGGGCCGCAAAGCTGAAGCGGACCGCGCCATCGAGCGAGCGCTGGCTTTGCCGTTCCCGAATGAGGGGCGAGATCTGCCTCTTGATAAGCAGATGCAGTATGCGGCGTTGCTGATGATGGCCAACAGATATGAGCCGGCGCTGCAGCTTTACCAGCAGATCGTTGCAGAAGACCCGGGGAATGCCGGAGCGTGGCGAGCGCTTATCGCCGCGCAGCATCAACTCGGTCGTGATAACGATGCTCTTGCCACCATGGGTAGCATGCCGCAGGCAATCCTGAACAAGGAGCAAAGTGATCCCAGCTTCCTCGTTCTCGTTGGATCCATCTATCAGACGCGTCACGAGTGGGATCGCGCTCAGAAGTATCTGGAGCAAGCGCTCGCTGCTGCACCACCTCCTCAGACAGGAATCGAACTTCAGCTTGCCGATGTGTATGCGGCGAATGGCAATCAACAGAAGGCGTACACAATCTATCGTGAGGAGCTCGACAGGAATCCGCAGAATACGGATGCATGGCGCGGCATGCTGAATGCTCTTCATCAGGGAAATCACGACCGCGAGGCATTGCGGCAGATTGCCGCAATGCCTGAGTCTGTGCGCCTTCGCTTGGAACAGGACCCTTCATACTTGCAGACGCTGGCATCGATCCAGTCTGCGACCGGACAGAATCAGGCTGCGTTGAAGACCTTTGCGCAATTGACGCAAATCTATCGCGATCGCAACACGGACGAGCCAGTTGACGTGCTGATCCAATATGGCTGGGTGCTGCTGAGAACTGGCGACGACCAGAAGCTCTACGCTCTGGTTACGACTCTCTCCAATTCGGCTGATATGACGGACGATCAGCAGGCCGAGTTCAATCGCCTTGGAGCCAGCTGGAGTGTGCGTCGCGCGAACAGCGCGCTGGCTGTAGGCGATCAGAATCGTGCTGTGGCAATTCTTACGACAGCTGCGCAAGCTTTTCCCGGAAACGCTGAAGTCTACAGCGCGCTTGCCGGTGTCTACCTCAAGATCGGGCAGCCGAGGCAGGCGGTTGCAATTTACGCTTCGCTGGACATGACTCACGCGACCAGCCAACTGTATGAGAGTGCTATTGGCGCGGCGATGGCGGCGCGCGACATGAAGCAGGCAGAAACGTGGCTCGAAGACGCGCTCGATCAATACAAGAGCAATCCTTCGATTTTGCGGCTCGCTGCTCAATACGAACAGGCACGCGGAAATTCCGATCGTGCGGCAGCTTACTATCGGGCTGCGCTCGATGCTATGGGGCCAGCCGGGCCTGGAGGGATCTTTGCGCAGCCTGGCAGCGATACGGGTGCTCCCGGAACATTGTCTCCTATGCAGCAGTTGATGCAGCTGCTTGCGCCCGCAGGGCGCACCGCACGGCTGAACGCTCCGGTCGATTCGTCTGAGAGCGGCAGCGCCGGCGATGTCTCCTGGCTGGACGCTCCCAGCAAGAGTGTTCCGACACTCGGCGACTTTGCGCAGTCCAGAGAAGGCGGTTCGGGGCGAAGTGTAGGTGATGATGCTGCGCTGAGGCAGCCGTCAACTTCGGCCCTAGGTGACTACGGAAGTCGTTATGATGCGTTGACTCCAACCAATGATCGCTATGTGCCTCCGACCGAGGCTTATGTGCGACCGACGAAGGTCACGCGGCGACACTCTGCTCCTCCAGTCGAGCAGGCGGTCGAGCAGGATCAGGTCTCGGCACCGATGGACTATCTGGAACCGGTGACGATGAAAGTGCCTGCGCGACCGCTGACCACACCTGCGCCGCAAAACCCGCCGGTTTCTTTCGCACCAACATCCAAGTCGGCGCATTTTCTTGACGCGAACGATTTGAATCCGGCGAGCAGGCTGCAATCGGCTGTGCGCGAAATGAACGGTCGAGTGCAGGATCCGCAGTCGACGGATACCGGGCTGCCGCCAATCGGGGAGGGGAGCCGGGATGCTACGCCACCGCCAGTGCCGCTGAATGCGCTGCCGGAGACGGCGCGGGCTGAGGCGCCGGCGTTACCGCCGCTCACCGGGCCGGGTGTGCACGTGGTGCGCGCGAAGACCCCGCGCGAGCAGATTGAGGATCAGCTGGCCATCATCCAGGGGGCATCGAGCCCATGGGTTGGCGGCAATGCCGGCATCGACTACCGCAGCGGTCAGCCGGGATACGACAAGCTCTCCGCCTACACGGGGCAGATTGAGGCTTCGAGCATGCTTGGGCCAGGCGTGAGAGGCACGGTCATCACGCGTCCGGTACTGCTTGATTCGGGCACAGCTACGACGACGGCTACCTTCCAGCAGGGAACATTACCGGCTGGCGCGACACCGTACCTGCAGTCGGCGGCGGGCATTGGCGGCGAGTTCCAGTTGCGGACGGCTTCGTTTGCCGCCAACATTGGCTATACGCCTTACGATTTCCTCGTTCAGAACATCATTGGCGGAATCTATGTCCATCCTCCAACCTCGCATTTCACGCTGACGTTCGCGCGCGATCCAATCACGGACACGCAGCTTTCCTATGCCGGTTTGCGCGATCTCGGCAGCAGGGGGCCGACCTATGAGGGCAACACCTGGGGAGGCGTCGTCACCAATGCTGGAGAATTCCAATTGGCTTTTGGCAGCGCGCAATCCGGCTGGTACATCCAGGGCGGAGGGCAATACATCAGCGGCCGCCACGTTCAGGACAACACGCGCCTGGACGGCGACGCCGGGGCTTACTGGGCGGTGGTGCATCATCCCGATTACGGAAACCTGACCGTGGGCATGAACTTTTTCGGCATGCACTACGATCACAACCTGCGGTACTTCACCTACGGGCAGGGTGGCTATTTCAGTCCCGATACGTACATCCTTGCGGGCGTGCCTGTGACCTTCAATGGGCATCATGGCGCGCGGTTTCATTACCGGGTGCTCGGCAGTTTCGGTCTGCAGGCGTTCGACGAGGCCGCGACACCTTACTATCCGCTCGATCCTACGATTCAGTACGCGAGGAATAATCCTTATTACAGCGAGGCCACGAGCGTCAGCGCCAACTACAGCTTCGAGGGTGAGGGCGCTTACGCCATTGCCGAGCACTGGTACGTTGGCGGCTACATGAGCTTCAACAACACGCGGGATTATGCCAGCAGCAAGGGCGGCTTTTATGTGCGGTACCTCTTCCGTCCGCAACCGATGCTCGAAGAGAACGGTCCGACAGGGCTCTTCCCGATTACCGGGATGCGGCCGCTGAACGTGCCATAGGCCGGATCCCCCTCCCCCTTGGGAGTTGGGCTTGCCTTTATGTGTTTTCAATAAGATAGCGGGGGATCATCCCCCGCTATCTTATTGATTCTGCAGTTGGTTAAGGTCGTTTGAGTGTTTTCAATGGCTTAGCTGGGGGGTCCGCATTTGTCAAAAAGGGAAAAGCCCGCTCATTGCGGGCCTTTTTTCTCTATCTCCAGAATAACAGTTTTCGAGGAATAGTACGCCACTTGTCGTTGCAACGAATATCTTTGGCGGTCTTGGCTTTAGGAATATTTGGTCGGCTTACCCTCTTGACAGCGACAAAGCCCGGGGCTAAGCCCCCTCTTTCTGTATTGATCTTATTCACCGGGCTAAAGCCCGGTGCTTTTACCTGGAGGTGCTTCGCACCTCTTTCGGTTTGGCTAGGTTGGAGGTCGTGGTTTCCGACCCTTTTTCATGGTGTCCTCTTTCGGTCGAGCTGGGTTGGATTGTGCTTTCTCACCCCCTTTGGCGAGTTCAGGCGGTCTCTTTTGGGAAAAGATGG
This genomic window contains:
- the bcsA gene encoding UDP-forming cellulose synthase catalytic subunit translates to MKRILTHWRLLGTGSSPWASLARILVYGMLLFFAFECVTIDFRWPEQAVLGILTIVLAFAIHRTSASELVTLALMFASMLATARYAYWRCFTVGQALATSGSKLGVINIIFMLILLSAEGYAFVILFLGYIQTIRPLRRPPYPMPKNLEDWPHVDVLIPTYNEPLSVVRSTAFAALNIDYPSEKLHVYVLDDGRREEFRRFCEEADIGYVTRTDNKHAKAGNINHALTVLDSPYVAIFDCDHVPTRSFLQVTLGWFLKDTKLGMLQTPHYFYSPDPFERNLHQFMVIPNEGELFYGVLQDGNDLWNATFFCGSCAVLRRTALNEIGGIATETVTEDAHTSLRMQTRGWNTAYINIPQAAGLATESLSSHVGQRIRWARGMIQVMRTDNPLFARGLKWPQRLCYFNAMIHFLYAVPRLVFLTAPLVYMLLGRINIPGYWLAILAYAMPHLFLSNLTNFRIQGKYRHSFWNEVYETVLAPYILGPTLLALINPKLGKFNVTAKGGIVKKSYFDARIARPYIALILLNVAGLVVAPIRFFYWNPDHPGTIAMNVFWILFNLIIVGTANAVAFESRQLRTDVRIDTHMPVEIRLPGGKSVFGESVNMSLGGASIDLEEQLNLPQASRVEVIYPLRRKQTVFPASIVATNGLNLRIRYEDLSLEEEELLTLVLYSRADSWLSRSERREADKPWRSFARLVRLSIRGVGHALGTLIPKRKDAELPAAVRAGTAILVLAMILAGACTPLRAQKRGKSAPARDSQAATSAGGTFQSTFTLKDIGIPEAIVFRGVAASRDAPFALPQTEVVQKSTLHLRYAFSPSLIPQMSHLNVYLNGALVSTLPVPAKVEDVQDSLKADLPLPSDLLVRNNVLRLEFIGHYTQQCEDPANTVLWGRVENTSSVEVSGSLLPLADDLKILPLPFYDGAISSSSASIPIAFTSSQPSNNAFEAAGILASWFGVAAKSRPLTFPVTVGSTLPSGNLVVFVEGYSSLPAGVDLGSGGPVVAVRTNPVDPYGKILIVAGDDADQLVTAARAVATGNMMLQGTTTRIGEYRLPQAREADDAPLWLKTDRLSPFWDYSGNPELQSDGSGPLPIYLRLPPDIYYGDRQNIPLHMDYRYNSIPLANASTLRVSANGSLVNELALPHDNNPKKTLAYDLAVPVSNMRPSANTFLFTFYFQMAKTGNCQDTAPINLQGAILRSSYLDIRGLKHWAAMPNLELFSNAGFPFTRFADLSQTKIVLPPRPSPQELGIYLALLANFGEQTGYPALRVSVGDSSLLGADADYLILGAPDDEPAFERLSQQLPVEVKEQGFSIHDTGGFFASVEHAWWQVAEMRPNWWWKLRQAKERDGLLESLGQFPDALIQGSESPWASNRSIVSITIKNDSLAGPFIAAFTKFSTSGDISESVSVLHGSEFTSYRLGDRYYHVGYLPWWARIRYWLRAFPWMIVVLTFVLGLFVVPWTRAWLDQRSKARLEAQQT
- the bcsZ gene encoding cellulose synthase complex periplasmic endoglucanase BcsZ, translating into MARSAFKGTPGGTADMKAAILLAATLGLCCQSAARASSWPLWDHYAAHFLSPQGRVVDPSRNSMTTSEGQSYAMFFALVAGDNNSFDRIQEWTQDNLAQGDLAKKLPAWSWGQKSDGSWGVLDQNSASDSDLWVAYSLIEAGELWSKPGYSRTGKAMLSLIAKNESATVPQAGAVLLPGPNGFHPDADHWVFNPSYMPLPLLLAARHVDPQGPWSAMAAALPAWLQQASPSGFAMDWVEYTSGKGFSAVSEPGTSSRPACGSYDAIRVYLWVGTTAQDSPGAASLLHLFAPMSSYVKTHLSPPEVVNPDGTVVSTTAPPGFSAAVMPLLMTSGEKAAATLQLRNVLAQIEPSTGLVGDPPHYYDQNLALFALGWQEQRFRFAPDGTLRVQWKK